The stretch of DNA AGTAAAAAGCGCACCGCCTGCGCTGAGGAAACCTCAGCGTAAAGACGGAGCAAGAAGTTAAAAGTCAAAAGTAGTTTATCTTAACTTGCTACTTACTACTTTAAAAATAGGGAACTTATTGACGATAGGGACAGGTCAAAATTTATTGTTGTCAGGGACGATAAGTTGAAAAATTTAGCTACTTTACAAATCGCCAGGCGGACGCAATTTTGGTTGTGTTTGAGCTTGGCTTTTTCGGTAATCTATAGCTGGCTAGCACTTCAAAAGGCTTTTGCTGGAGAATATATAGTTCAAGACGATGCCCGACAGCACGTCTTTTGGATGATGCGCTATATCGATTCAGAACTGTTTCCTAACGATCTTATTGCCGACTATTTTCAATCTGTCGCTCCTGTAGGATATCGAACTCTATATCATTGGGCTGTGGATTTGGGTATCGCTCCTTTTGTATTTAATAGGCTGTTACCTCTACCAATTGCGCTAATTTCCAGCTATTATTGCTTTTTGCTATGTAAGCGGATATTTCCCGTTCCCATTGGGTGCTTTATTACCACGCTGCTTTTAAATCAGGCACTATGGATGCAGGATGACTTAATTTCTGCTACGCCCAGAGCTTTTGTCTATCCTTTCTTTTTGGCATTTTTATATTATTTAACCAAACGTTCTCTGTTGCCTTGTGTCGTAGCGATTGTTCTATTAGGAATTTTTTATCCTCAGTATGTTTTTATCTGTGGGGGTATGTTGGTTTGTCAACTAATAGAATGGCAGGGTAAAACTCTCAGTTTTTCTAAAGATTCACAAGACTATTTACTGTGTTTTTTAGGTTTGGCGACAGCTTTTATGGTCTTATTTCCCTATGCGTTTGATAATTCTGAGTTTGCTCCAACAATTACCCGCGCTCAAGCGTTGCAGCTACCAGAATTTTATCCAAACGGGCGATCGAGTTTTTTTAAAGACCATTGGTGGCAATATTTAGTAGGGGGTGGTAGAGCAGGATTGACTTCTGAAGCTTTATTAAATCCCGCTACCCTGACTTTTGGACTGTTTTTACCTTTTGCGAGCGAATTTCCGCAGCAGTTTGCTTTAATCGAGCGAATCAATCGCAATATTAGGCTTCTGCCTCAGTTAATTGCCGTATCTATAGTTATGTTTGCTTTAGCTCATGCACTGCTGTTTACCTTACATCTTCCCAGCCGCTATAGCGATCATAGTTTTCGGATTGTTTTGGTGTTGGCGGCAGGTATAACTATTACCACGTTTTTGGCAACATTACTCAATCGCTTGCAGCAAGCAATTCCTCCTCAAAATTTAAATTTAATTACTATCGGGCAGAAACTGTTGGTTTTAAGTTTGACTGCATTTTTGGCACTAGGAACGATTTTTTACTACCCTCTATTGCTAAAAAAATTGCCTGTCAGCAATTATAAATCTGGCGACCAGCCTGCTTTGTATCAATTTTTTCAACAGCAGCCCAAAAATATTTTAATTGCTTCTCTAACCAATGAAACCGACTATCTGCCTAGCTTTACCCAACGTTCGATTTTGGTTAGCCCAGAATATGCCATTCCCTATCATTTAGGATATTATCGTCCTTTTCGCCAACGGGCGACCGCACTAATTATCGCGCAGTACAGTCCCGATCTGAAAGTAGTCAAACAGTTTATTCGCAGGTACGGTATCGATTTTTTCTTAATCGAACCAAACAGCTTTACCCCTAAATACATCAAGGATAGCAACTGGATTTTACTACACCAGCCAGCCGCTCAAAAGGCGATCGAGCGTCTCGAACTAGGAAAAGTTCCAGCTTTGAGTACCGTCAAAGATAGCTGTTCGGTTTTCGCCAGCAATGGTTTTAACGTAGTTGCTGCTGAGTGTATTTTGTCTAAATAACTAGAAAAAATCTCTGGACAAAGTCTAGTAGATGATAATTTCTATATACTGTTCGAGATATAGTTAGACTATTAAAGATCTAAATACTTTTGCTTTAAAGAACTAAAAAACAACTATTTTTTTTGTCTACACTTGTAAATATTGGTATTGTAAATGACTTCAGCTATCGCTCCCGAACAAGTTGCTCGAATTGTTAATAATTTGCATCACGACCCTTTTGAAATCTTGGGTTGTCATCCTTTAGAACAAAACGGTCAAGTTCAAAGCTGGGTGGTGCGGGCTTATTTACCTCAAGCTCAAGCCGCCTGGGTAGTTTGTCCTGAAGAAAGAAACGAGTATCCCATGCAGTCACTGCATCATCCCAATTTCTTCGTATGCACGATTCAAGCACCCGAACTAGCAAATTATCAGTTGCGAATTAAAAACGGCGATCGCGAACGAGTAATTTACGACCCTTACGCCTTTCGTTCCCCCAAACTTACCGATTTAGATGTTCATTTATTTGCCGAAGGCAATCACCATCGTATTTATGAAAAACTTGGTGCCCATCCAACAGAAATAGAAGGCGTAAAAGGAGTTTATTTCGCGCTTTGGGCACCCAACGCTCGTAACGTTTCTATTCTCGGTGACTTTAACCATTGGGATGGCAGAGAACACCAGATGCGAAAAAGAGGTAACGGAGTCTGGGAATTATTTATTCCCGAACTAACGATAGGAGCGAGTTATAAATATGAAGTTAAAAACTTAGAAGGGCATATATATGAAAAATCCGATCCCTATGGTTTTCAGCAAGAAATAAGACCTAAAACCGCCTCGATAGTTGCCGATCTAGATGTCTATCAGTGGAACGATGCAGACTGGATGGAACAACGTCGCCATACAGACCCCCTGACCCAACCAATTTCTGTTTATGAAGTTCATCTTGGTTCGTGGCTCCACGCTTCTGCTAGAGAAAAAACTAATTTACTTTCGGGTAAATCAGAACCAGTGCCGATATCGGGATGGAAATCGGAAGGACGATTTTTAAGTTACTACGAACTAGCAGATAAGTTAATTCCCTACGTTAAAGAATTAGGCTACACTCACATCGAATTGCTACCCATCGCCGAACATCCATTCGATGGTTCGTGGGGTTATCAAGTTACGGGATATTACGCTCCTACTTCGCGCTTTGGCAATCCCGAAGATTTGATGTATTTTGTCGATCGCTGTCATAAAAACGGCATTGGCGTAATTGTCGATTGGGTACCTGGTCACTTTCCCAAAGACGGACACGGGCTAGCGTTCTTCGACGGTACTCATCTTTACGAACACGCCGATCCCCGTAAAGGCGAACACAAAGAATGGGGAACTCTGGTTTTTAACTATAGTCGCAACGAAGTCAGAAATTTTTTGGTTGCTAATGCTTTATTTTGGTTCGATAAATATCATATAGACGGAATCCGCGTTGATGCTGTTGCTTCCATGCTGTACTTAGATTACTGTCGCAAAGAAGGCGAATGGGTAACTAACCAGTATGGCGGTAGAGAAAATATTGAGGCAGCAGATTTTTTACGTCAGGTAAATAGTTTGCTCTTTGGCTATTTCCCTGGAACCCTGTCAATTGCCGAAGAATCAACTTCATGGCCTATGGTATCTTGGCCCACCTATACTGGAGGTTTGGGTTTCAACCTTAAGTGGAACATGGGCTGGATGCACGATATGCTGGATTACTTTCACATGGATCCCTGGTTTCGCCAGTTTCATCAAAATAATCTGACATTTAGTATGTGGTATCACCATAGTGAAAATTATATGCTGGCACTTTCTCATGATGAGATCGTTCACGGCAAAAGTAATATTATCGGCAAGATGCCTGGAGATGAATGGCAAAAGTTTGCTAACGTGCGCTGTTTGTTTGCCTATATGTTTGCCCATCCAGGTAAGAAAACCATGTTTATGAGCATGGAATTCGGACAGTGGAGCGAATGGAACGTATGGGCAGATCTAGAATGGCATTTGCTGCAATATAACAACCACAAATTGCTCAAGCAATTCTTTGCCGATCTTAACTCTATTTACAAATCCGAATCCGCTCTGTATACACAAGATTTTGAAGAAGCTGGTTTTGAATGGATCGACTGTAGCGATAATCGTCATAGCGTAGTTGCTTTTATTCGTCGTGGCAAAGATCCTGGTGACTTTTTAATTGCCGTTTGTAACTTTACTCCCCAACCTCACAGTCATTACCGTATAGGCGTACCAGAAATGGGATTTTATACTGAGTTATTTAATAGCGATGCCAAAACTTATGGCGGTAGCAATATGGGTAATTTGGGCGGCAAGTGGACTGATGAATGGTCTTTCCACAATTTGCCTTATTCTCTAGATCTGTGTCTGCCGCCTTTAGGAGTTCTTCTACTCAAGATCGATCGCGCTAAAACCAATGCAGCTTTGGAAGGCAAGTGATTAAAGTAGCAAGTAGCAAGTAATTCAGGCTCTAGGAAAAAGACATTGAGCAATGAGCAATAAAAATTTAACTGTTCATTGTTCCCTGTTCATTGTTCAATGTTTCCTGCTTCCCTTACTTCTCCAGTCTTCTACTGGCTGCAGACATCGAATAACAGAACACCCAGTAAATAGCCGCGACAAAAATATATACTTCTCCATAGCGTCCTAGATATTTAGGATTGGCTAAAATTGATTGGGAAATGCCGAGCAGATCCGTCAGACCGACGATCGCCAGTAAAGAAGTATCTTTAAATAAGGCGATAAACTGCCCTACCATACTGGGTATAACGGCTTTAAGCGCTTGTGGTAGGATAATAAATGCTAAAGTATAAATTGGATTTAAACCTAAAGCTTGTGCGGCTTCGGTTTGTCCGCGAGGAATTGACTGCAAACCACCGCGCACGTTTTCTGCTAGATAAGCCGCACTGTAAATCGTAAATCCTGCGATCGCTCTGACTACTCGTTCTGGTCTAACACCAGCAGGTAACACCAGGGGTAACATTACCTGTGCCATAAACAAAATACCAATTAAAGGAAAGCCGCGAACTATTTCAATATAGGCTACCGATAACCAATGAATAACTGGTAGTTTACTTTGTCTGCCCAATGCTAGTAAAACACCGAAGGGAAAACACAAGACAATACTAATTACAGCAATGGGAATAGTCAGCATTAAGCCACTCAAACGGTCTAAATTAAACGAGCTAACGTCTAGCAATAGCCAGAGATTGAAAAAAAAGGTTAAAGACCAAATTAACGTTAGCCAGCTACTAATATTGGGAAATTTTCTACCTAACTTTTGTCCGACAATTGCACAGACAATTAGCAGTAATAGCATTCCTAAAAGTAAGGCACTGGCTTTGATGCCTCCTGGTATTGCTACTAAAATACAAATCGCTGCTACCACACTTAAAATGACCAAAATATGGCGATCGAATAAATTAGCCGCCGCTCTAGCAAGTATTCCCCAAGAAAGTCCCGTTAAAGCAAAAATTATGACCAATGTTGTCCAGGCACGCCACAAAGCTTTGACAGGATACCGCCCGACAAAAAACAACCGCCAGTTAGCAGCTATAACTTGCCACTGCGCTTGAGTAAACGCCCAAGTAAACAAACGGGAAACCAGCCAATAAATCAGCAACAAACTAATTATGGTGAGAATGCTGTTATACCAGGTATTGAATAAATTTTTTTGCAGCCATTGCTTTGGACTGACTCTAGTTTTTGGCGGGGCAATATTAGTTACGCTCATGAGTAGATAGAAAGATTACCAGTGCGATCGAGTAGTAAATTCAGGTAAAGTTAAATTTTAAAATAACTTCAATTTGCTGTTACCAATAGAATTTTTAATCGCCAGTAAATGCGATCGCCTGAATAAAAACAGTGCCATAGATCTCTTTAGCTCAGGAACTGCTCGAATTCAATTAGATTGCCATCTGGATCGCGAAAGCAGGCGGAGAGTATCCCGTCTTGTAGTATCTCAACCTCTGGGTATTGACAGGGACTGCCGACTAACGCAATCCCTTTAGCTTTCAACTGTGCGATCTCTTCATCTAAATTAGTTACAGAAAATGTCAAAACAATCTTTGCTGGATGAAGATTGTAAGTTAAAGACTCAACTCACCCGAATTGTCAAGATCCGAAAGATGCAGCGTCCAAACTCTCGGCACTCTTGGAGCAGTGTTTCAAAATCATCGCTAGAAATTTCGTAAACTCGGCAGTCCGTTGAGGCACGTAAGGTAACGTGGCTAATTTCTTCCGCCAGGATAGGAACTTCACCAAAAAATGAGGGCGATTCGTGATGTCCTAGCAGTATATCGATCCCTTCGGGACGACGAGTGACCTCAATTTCACCCTCGATCGAGACAAACAGTCCTTGCGGGGGGTCTCCTTCTCGAACCAGGAAATCTCCTGCTGCGAGGTCGATCCGTCGAGCGCGATTGCACACCCATTCCAGGCGCGTCGGAGGCAGCGTCCGAAATAACTCAAGCTGTAATAAATCTTTTGTGCATAACATGGATATCAGTTTCCATAGCCTTCTGTTCGGGATGTTTCTGGCGATCTACCTTATTGCTACTAGTGCCGCTGCCTAATTATTCTTAATCTAAATCGATCTCAACGTAACGTTGGATCGATAAATACATAGATCGATTCGATCTTGCCATCCTCGATCTGGACTACATCGCTTCCCGAAATCGTAGCTGAACCACTTTGCGGACCACCGCGCCATTGAACACAGCACATATTGTGATGCCCTACAACTGGTCCTGCAACTGTAAACGCGAAGTCGGGCGGCAGGCTTGCTAGCAGACGACCGACGGTGTCCGAAATCGCCTGGCGACCCCGCACGATCTCGATTGGCTCATAGAGCGTTGGGTCAGCAACATACAGTTTTTCGATCGCTCGAATTCTAAACGCAGGTTCTCGCTCGCTGAACACGGCAGACAGATTGCTCTGCATCAACTGTTTGTAATCAAAATCCGACATCTTATTCGACCTCTATTTGCAACACTTTACTATTTAGGAAGCCAAAACACGCATCATCCGTGAGGCAGTAAGTTATTGAAATCGGCAAGTTCATATCGGCTTCTATGGTTGAGAACTCAACAATATGATTTGTTTCGGCTTGAGGACTTGAATTAGAATTATGTAGTGATAACATTGCCGAGATTTAATAAATTAGTTCGTAGTTTTTTATTTATACAAGCGATCGCTTAGTTTTGTTCGAGGATGACACTAATATAGTTATATAAGTCGACCAGACATTTTAAATCTTGCATAATACCTGGGAGTAATTCTGCCAACTCCTCCACAGACAAACTTGCTTTAGCTGTAGCAGCACTTAAGCTGGGAGCGTAGGCGAAATTGACAATCCTTTTACTCCCTGGATCGGATTTTGGTTTAGTTGGTCTAGTATAGTCATTTGCTTCTAAGGATAGATTAAAAGCTTGAAAAAAAGCCTTTAAGGTACGTTTATCTACTTTGACTTCGCAACTGAGAATGCGACTAACCGTACGAGAGTCGAGAAGCGATCGCTCGCTCAATTCTTCGTAGGTGTAACGACGGTCAAACTCATCACACAACACTCCAGCCCGCACGAGTTTCTGCCATCCCTGCTCGGTTAGAACAACTCCTCGTTGACGCTTGCTTTTATTAGTTGTTGAGTGCGATGGAATCATCTGTAGCACGCTCGAAAAATTAGAGTCAGATCTCGAAGGAAGAACTCTTAACGGTTGGTAGGGAGTAGTCAATGTTGTAGTAGGATTAGACATATTTTCCTCTTATTTAATCGAGTAATCTATTTGTTTATGGAATTAGCGATCGCCACCTGATCTTCCTGAAATGGCAGCAAGTAAGCTTTCAATGTCCCAAGCTCCAATATAGCGATCGCCATTAATAAATAACGTTGGGGTGCTAATGACGTTATTGTCTCTTCCGCTTTTGATATCTTCATTGACTCGGTTGATGTAAACGTGTTCTGATAGAGCCTTCAAAAATTGAGGAATATCTAACCCCAAGTTGTTGGCATACTCGACCAGATGACTATCATCCAAAGCTTGCTGATGCTCGAAAAGAGTATCGTGCATTTGCCAAAATTTTCCTTGTGCGGCAGCAGATTCTGCTGCTTCTGCTGCTCTTTGGGATTGGGGATGAATCTGCGTCTGGGGAAAGTGACGGAAGGCAAAGCAAAAGCTTTCGCTAATTTGTCGTACCATCCCCTGGAGCGTCCTGTGAAGCTGACCGCATTGGGAGCATTGGTAATCACCATATTCGAGAAGTTTTATTGAAGCATCCATATTTCCTCGAACGCGATCTGAATTTGACAAGGACAATTTATTATTATTGCTTGCTGGATTCATATAAGAACCTTTTAGCTAATTAGGTTATATCCTTTGCCTGCCTAGGTTTTCGCTGGCTGAAAGCATAGTAAATGCTAGATATTCCATACCTCATCCTTAAGTCTGAATTGAATAAGAACGTTTATTTGTCTATTTTTAATTTAAAGAATTGCTCTAACTTTGTCGCTGAAAAAAAGCTCGGATTTATAGCTGATAAGCCGCTCTACTTTTTGACTGACAATATTGACAGGTATTGTCCAATCGTAACAAGTTAAAATAACCCTCTTTTGTCACTAATGGGTATTGCCTTACAGTTTGACAATTCCTCGCCTCAATGCCACAATTACCGCTTGTGTTCGATCGCTGACTTCCAATTTGTTCAAAATGTTGTTGACGTGAAAATTGACGGTACGCTCGGTAATATGTAAAATCGCGCTAATTTCTTGAGTTCTCTTACCTTTAGTGATGAGCTGAAGTATCTCTAACTCGCGATCGCTCAAATCCCGACTCATCATCCGCTCGGCTAGTTTAGCTCCGACACTGGGCGGAATATACTGTTTTCCAAAACAAACGGTACGGATGGCTGCTAAAAGTTCCTCTGGTTCGGCATCCTTGAGTAAATAGCCCTTTGCCCCCGCTCTCAAGCCGCGATAAATATCTTCGTCGCTGTCGTAGGTACTCAAAATGATGATTTGAGCCTGGTGAAACTCGGCACAAATAGCAGTAATGGCAGCAACCCCATCTAGTTCTGGCATTCGCAAATCCATTAAAGTAACATCGGGCTGTTGCTGGCGGAAAAATTCGACTGCCTCGCGCCCATTGCCAGCTTGTCCGACAACGGTAAGATCTGATGATTCCTCTAACATTCCCACCAAACCCTGACGCACGACGGGATGATCGTCAACTACTAATATACGAATTGGCTGGGATGGATTCATCGCGCTCTATCTCCGTGTTACCGATACAACAATTTCTGTTCCTGCTTCTCTAGCACTTTGAATTTTTAACTGCGCCCCAATGCGACTGGCTCGTTCCGTCATTCCCAGTAAACCAAAGCCTTTACTAGTAGAGGAACTGTCGAGTGTAAATCCTCGTCCGTTATCTTTAACTCGTAAGATACACTGTGTCAGTTCATAGATTAACTGAATTCTAACTTCGCTTGCTGCTGCATATTTAATTGCATTTGTCAATGCTTCTTGTCCAATTCGCAGCAGATTATTTTCTACTTCTGCTGGCAGGGGATACGCCGTACCGAACGTTTCACAGACGATGCGCGTTTCTGCCGACGATTGCATTTGGGTAACTAGGCGATCGAGTGCCTCAGACAACTGACCGTTCTCTAGTAAGTAGGGACGACGCAGAGCTTCTACCGAGCGGCGTGCCTCGGCTAACCCAGAGCGTGCCAATTCTTGTGTTTGAGTGAGATGTATTTGTGCTTTGACTGGATCTGCGGTCAGTTTGTTTGATGCGGATCTTGAGTGAATGATAATGGCAGTAAAGGTTTGAGCTAAAGTGTCGTGGATTTCTCTTGCCATGCGGTTGCGTTCTTCGATAACTAACGTTTCTTCGGCTTGTTTGCGTTCTCGCAGTGCCGTGTTGTGCTGTTCGCTAATGTCTGTAATTAGACCATAGTATCCTTTGACTCGATCGTTGGCATCGAAGTCGGGAATATAGGTTGCACTAATATACCTTTTGCCAGATGGATAAAAAACTTCTGCCTCATAGTTTACAGCCTGTCCTTCCAGCGCACTTTTGATGTATGGCTCTAGCAGTTGATAAGCTACTTCACCAAGAAATTCGCGATTGCGCTTGCCGATAATTTCCTCGCGGCTACAATCAAACCAAACTGCACAGGTTTGGTTGACAAATCGATAGTACTGATTGATATCGGTGTAAAAGATACAAGCGGGGAGTGCATCCGTGATTAATCGTAATTCTTTTTCTCGTAAGTGAAGCTCGTCGTAGACATCGCACAGTGCAGCTTTACTTTCCTGCAATGCTGCCGTTCGTTCTGCAACCTTTTGCTCTAAGGTACGGTTGTAATTAGCTAACAGTTTTTCTGTCTGTTTGCGATCGCTAATATCTTGAAAGGTAGAGATCGCATAGATAATATTTCCCTTTTCATCAAAAACTGGCGTGCTAGAAACCGATATGGGGATAGTTCGCTCCAGACAGCGAAATTCTATATCGTCAACGGTAACAGTTTCCCCTGCTAACGCTCTAAAAATGGGAAGTCGCTCCACAGCATACAATCGATCCGTTCCTGCCTGGTAAACTTGGATCTGTTCTAATAATTCTTCGGTAATGGTTTCAGGCATAGCGTTGATGCCACATAACTTGTAGTTCATTTGATTGACGTAGCAAATACGTCCATTACTATCGATGACTGTAATTGCCACTGGCATCGCATTGATAAATTGAGTTAAACGGCTTTCCCGTTCTTTCACTTCAGCGTAGAGTTTGGCATTAGTAATTGCGATCGCCGCCTGTCCCGATAAAAGTTGTAAGCTTTTTAAGCGATCGCTCTTAAAAGCTCCAGTCGTAAGATTATTTTCTAGATACACAATGCCGTTGAGTTGCCCTTGGTAGAGAAGCGGCACACATAAAATCGATTTGGGCTGATGCT from Myxosarcina sp. GI1 encodes:
- the glgB gene encoding 1,4-alpha-glucan branching enzyme, which translates into the protein MTSAIAPEQVARIVNNLHHDPFEILGCHPLEQNGQVQSWVVRAYLPQAQAAWVVCPEERNEYPMQSLHHPNFFVCTIQAPELANYQLRIKNGDRERVIYDPYAFRSPKLTDLDVHLFAEGNHHRIYEKLGAHPTEIEGVKGVYFALWAPNARNVSILGDFNHWDGREHQMRKRGNGVWELFIPELTIGASYKYEVKNLEGHIYEKSDPYGFQQEIRPKTASIVADLDVYQWNDADWMEQRRHTDPLTQPISVYEVHLGSWLHASAREKTNLLSGKSEPVPISGWKSEGRFLSYYELADKLIPYVKELGYTHIELLPIAEHPFDGSWGYQVTGYYAPTSRFGNPEDLMYFVDRCHKNGIGVIVDWVPGHFPKDGHGLAFFDGTHLYEHADPRKGEHKEWGTLVFNYSRNEVRNFLVANALFWFDKYHIDGIRVDAVASMLYLDYCRKEGEWVTNQYGGRENIEAADFLRQVNSLLFGYFPGTLSIAEESTSWPMVSWPTYTGGLGFNLKWNMGWMHDMLDYFHMDPWFRQFHQNNLTFSMWYHHSENYMLALSHDEIVHGKSNIIGKMPGDEWQKFANVRCLFAYMFAHPGKKTMFMSMEFGQWSEWNVWADLEWHLLQYNNHKLLKQFFADLNSIYKSESALYTQDFEEAGFEWIDCSDNRHSVVAFIRRGKDPGDFLIAVCNFTPQPHSHYRIGVPEMGFYTELFNSDAKTYGGSNMGNLGGKWTDEWSFHNLPYSLDLCLPPLGVLLLKIDRAKTNAALEGK
- a CDS encoding amino acid ABC transporter permease, whose product is MSVTNIAPPKTRVSPKQWLQKNLFNTWYNSILTIISLLLIYWLVSRLFTWAFTQAQWQVIAANWRLFFVGRYPVKALWRAWTTLVIIFALTGLSWGILARAAANLFDRHILVILSVVAAICILVAIPGGIKASALLLGMLLLLIVCAIVGQKLGRKFPNISSWLTLIWSLTFFFNLWLLLDVSSFNLDRLSGLMLTIPIAVISIVLCFPFGVLLALGRQSKLPVIHWLSVAYIEIVRGFPLIGILFMAQVMLPLVLPAGVRPERVVRAIAGFTIYSAAYLAENVRGGLQSIPRGQTEAAQALGLNPIYTLAFIILPQALKAVIPSMVGQFIALFKDTSLLAIVGLTDLLGISQSILANPKYLGRYGEVYIFVAAIYWVFCYSMSAASRRLEK
- a CDS encoding VOC family protein is translated as MTFSVTNLDEEIAQLKAKGIALVGSPCQYPEVEILQDGILSACFRDPDGNLIEFEQFLS
- a CDS encoding cyclic nucleotide-binding domain-containing protein encodes the protein MLCTKDLLQLELFRTLPPTRLEWVCNRARRIDLAAGDFLVREGDPPQGLFVSIEGEIEVTRRPEGIDILLGHHESPSFFGEVPILAEEISHVTLRASTDCRVYEISSDDFETLLQECREFGRCIFRILTIRVS
- a CDS encoding nuclear transport factor 2 family protein, translated to MSDFDYKQLMQSNLSAVFSEREPAFRIRAIEKLYVADPTLYEPIEIVRGRQAISDTVGRLLASLPPDFAFTVAGPVVGHHNMCCVQWRGGPQSGSATISGSDVVQIEDGKIESIYVFIDPTLR
- a CDS encoding DsbA family protein, which encodes MNPASNNNKLSLSNSDRVRGNMDASIKLLEYGDYQCSQCGQLHRTLQGMVRQISESFCFAFRHFPQTQIHPQSQRAAEAAESAAAQGKFWQMHDTLFEHQQALDDSHLVEYANNLGLDIPQFLKALSEHVYINRVNEDIKSGRDNNVISTPTLFINGDRYIGAWDIESLLAAISGRSGGDR
- a CDS encoding response regulator transcription factor, whose amino-acid sequence is MNPSQPIRILVVDDHPVVRQGLVGMLEESSDLTVVGQAGNGREAVEFFRQQQPDVTLMDLRMPELDGVAAITAICAEFHQAQIIILSTYDSDEDIYRGLRAGAKGYLLKDAEPEELLAAIRTVCFGKQYIPPSVGAKLAERMMSRDLSDRELEILQLITKGKRTQEISAILHITERTVNFHVNNILNKLEVSDRTQAVIVALRRGIVKL